One part of the Phragmites australis chromosome 3, lpPhrAust1.1, whole genome shotgun sequence genome encodes these proteins:
- the LOC133913801 gene encoding uncharacterized protein At5g65660 → MQMNRLEDLTPAPSMPMPMEHHSSRPTLGFPLGTALLLLVIFSLSGIFSCCYHWDKLRSLLRSPHPVMFQEGQHTVISFASSPSKTASDHKNEKVGKECGLPVIMPGDKVPKFFARPCPHEMCLPEAEKKNEVELQARCSVS, encoded by the exons ATGCAAATGAACAGGCTAGAAGATCTGACACCTGCTCCATCCATGCCGATGCCGATGGAGCATCATTCCTCAAGGCCTACGCTGGGGTTTCCCCTGGGGACTGCTCTCCTTCTCCTTGTAATCTTCTCCCTCAGTGGCATCTTCTCATGTTGTTACCACTGGGACAAGCTCCGTTCCCTACTCCGGTCTCCGCATCCTGTGATGTTCCAGGAAGGCCAGCATACCGTCATCTCCTTTGCGTCATCACCGAGCAAGACAGCTTCTGATCACAAG AACGAGAAAGTGGGAAAAGAGTGTGGTTTGCCCGTTATTATGCCTGGGGATAAGGTCCCCAAATTCTTCGCGAGGCCCTGCCCTCATGAGATGTGTTTGCCTGAAGCAGAGAAGAAGAATGAAGTTGAGTTGCAAGCCAGATGTTCGGTTTCATGA
- the LOC133913800 gene encoding putative pentatricopeptide repeat-containing protein At1g03510 → MPSRHHRLASLTKQLTTHVNAGRHRDALALFSRMLSAPDLPPLTDPSFAHAFPLGLKSATALRVPRAAASFHALAAKCGILSSPFLASALIASYGNGSSHSPAPALARRLFDELPARNRNAVVWSAMISVHVRAGDLIAAARALDLMDVPPTASCFNTVIAAVAESEDHPARAIEVYRHMQRVGVAPSFITLLAIVPACTEMGALISIKEVHGFAVRHGMSARSHIGSSLIEAYGRCGSLAGAQGVFNQVQDRDLVVWSALVSAYAFHGRAEVAMSLFRDMEEQDDVRPDGIMFLSLLAACAHAGRADDALQYFDVLTKRYEVEASGDHYSCLVDVLGRAGRLHQAYELIRTMPVKVTVKAWGALLAACRKYGEVTLAEVAGRALFEIEPENAGNFVSLANIYAGVGMHEEAEQVRREMEQRGVQRLPGSSWMIHHKSSC, encoded by the coding sequence ATGCCCTCCCGCCACCATCGCCTGGCGTCGCTGACGAAGCAGTTGACCACCCACGTGaacgccggccgccaccgcgacGCGCTCGCGCTCTTCTCCCGCATGCTCTCCGCTCCCGACCTCCCACCGCTCACCGACCCCTCCTTCGCCCACGCCTTCCCGCTCGGCCTCAAGTCTGCCACCGCCCTCCGCgtcccccgcgccgccgcctcgttCCACGCGCTTGCCGCCAAGTGCGGCATCCTCTCCAGCCCCTTCCTCGCCTCCGCTCTCATCGCCTCCTACGGCAACGGCAGCTCCCACTCCCCCGCCCCCGCGCTCGCCCGCCGCCTGTTCGATGAATTGCCCGCCCGCAACCGCAATGCCGTCGTCTGGAGCGCCATGATCTCCGTCCACGTCCGGGCGGGAGATCTCATCGCTGCGGCGCGGGCGCTCGACCTCATGGACGTCCCCCCGACCGCATCCTGCTTCAACACTGTGATTGCCGCTGTTGCAGAGTCTGAGGACCACCCGGCCCGAGCCATCGAGGTCTACCGACATATGCAAAGAGTGGGCGTCGCGCCGAGCTTCATCACTCTGCTGGCTATTGTCCCCGCGTGCACCGAGATGGGCGCATTGATTTCAATCAAGGAGGTGCACGGCTTCGCGGTGCGGCATGGCATGTCGGCGAGATCCCACATTGGCAGCTCCCTCATCGAAGCGTACGGGCGCTGTGGTTCTCTAGCTGGCGCGCAGGGGGTGTTCAACCAGGTGCAGGATCGGGATTTAGTTGTATGGAGCGCTCTGGTATCAGCTTACGCTTTCCATGGCCGTGCGGAGGTTGCAATGTCGCTTTTCAGGGATATGGAGGAGCAGGACGACGTTCGGCCTGATGGCATCATGTTCCTTAGTTTGTTGGCAGCCTGTGCCCATGCTGGTCGCGCAGATGATGCATTGCAGTATTTTGATGTGTTGACCAAGAGATATGAAGTGGAGGCAAGTGGGGATCATTATTCGTGCTTGGTTGATGTCTTGGGCCGGGCAGGAAGGCTGCATCAAGCTTACGAGCTTATACGGACAATGCCGGTTAAGGTAACAGTGAAAGCCTGGGGGGCTCTTCTTGCTGCTTGCAGGAAATACGGGGAGGTGACATTGGCAGAGGTTGCTGGGAGAGCATTGTTTGAGATTGAACCGGAGAATGCAGGAAACTTTGTTTCGCTCGCAAATATCTATGCAGGCGTGGGAATGCATGAGGAGGCAGAGCAGGTGAGAAGGGAGATGGAGCAGCGAGGTGTGCAGAGATTGCCTGGAAGCAGTTGGATGATACACCACAAGTCAAGTTGTTGA
- the LOC133913802 gene encoding derlin-2 yields the protein MAQAVEEWYRQMPIITRSYLTAAVVTTVGCTLEIISPYHLYLNPKLVVQHYEIWRLVTNFLYFRKMDLDFLFHMFFLARYCKLLEENSFRGRTADFFYMLLFGATVLTGIVLIGGMIPYISETFARILFLSNSLTFMMVYVWSKHNPFIHMSFLGLFTFTAAYLPWVLLGFSILVGSSTWVDLLGMIAGHVYYFLEDVYPRMTGRRPLKTPSFIKALFADDNVVVARPPNAGIGAGARFGAVGPGPQVQ from the exons ATGGCGCAGGCGGTGGAGGAGTGGTACCGGCAGATGCCTATCATCACGCGCTCCTACctcaccgccgccgtcgtcacCACCGTCGGCTGCACCCTCGAG ATCATTTCGCCGTATCACCTGTACCTCAACCCCAAGCTGGTGGTGCAGCACTACGAGATCTGGCGCCTCGTTACCAACTTCCTCTACTTCCGCAAGATGG ATTTGGATTTTCTGTTCCATATGTTTTTTCTTGCGCGGTACTGCAAGCTTCTTGAGGAGAACTCATTCAGAGGAAGAACTGCCGACTTTTTCTACATGCTCTTGTTTGGTGCTACTGTCCTAACTGGCATTGTTCTAATTGGAGGGATGATACCTTACATTTCGGAGACATTTGCCAGAATTCTGTTCTTGAGCAATTCATTGACGTTTATGATG GTTTATGTCTGGAGCAAGCACAATCCCTTCATCCATATGAGCTTTTTGGGCTTGTTCACCTTTACTGCTGCTTACTTACCTTGG GTCCTTCTGGGGTTCTCTATTCTTGTCGGAAGCAGCACGTGGGTGGATCTCTTG GGTATGATTGCTGGACATGTGTACTACTTTCTGGAAGATGTATACCCACGGATGACTGGGCGTCGCCCCCTGAAGACTCCGTCGTTCATCAAGGCGCTATTTGCTGATGACAATGTTGTTGTGGCACGGCCACCAAATGCCGGGATTGGTGCGGGCGCAAGGTTTGGTGCTGTGGGTCCAGGCCCCCAGGTCCAATGA
- the LOC133911305 gene encoding DNA polymerase II subunit B3-1-like isoform X1, whose protein sequence is MAGKKPAPPSPQRNGSAASSSKRRPTQPSEASTASAEARPASKPRKSSMEKPAASKQKRDKPDPQKGAKRKKQQASGEAGTPTTKRKKRDEPEPKPQKEAAPTKKQQSPGKAQKPATTPTKKQQKEAKREKQQTPGGAWKSTPTKMKHGDAEPQNEARSPKRAYGGGEARAPTPVKKLKNQKSAAADKGACSFAMARVRQLMRAEDATIRPSNEAVFLINKASELFLEKFVEDAYRNALRNRQKSIIYDNLSTAVCKQKGFEFLSDFVPQRVTAEDALKATALAQS, encoded by the exons ATGGCCGGGAAGAAGCccgcccctccctccccccAGCGCAACGGCAGCGCCGCCTCCAGCTCCAAGCGCCGGCCTACGCAGCCTTCGGAGGCCTCAACCGCCTCCGCCGAGGCCCGCCCGGCTTCGAAACCCCGCAAAAGCTCCATGGAGAAGCCGGCGGCCTCTAAGCAGAAGCGCGACAAGCCAGACCCGCAAAAGGGAGCCAAGCGGAAGAAGCAGCAGGCGTCCGGCGAGGCAGGGACGCCCAcgacaaagaggaagaagcgcGACGAACCGGAACCCAAACCCCAGAAGGAAGCCGCGCCCACGAAGAAGCAGCAGTCACCCGGTAAAGCGCAGAAGCCCGCGACCACGCCCACAAAGAAACAGCAGAAGGAAGCCAAGCGCGAGAAGCAGCAAACGCCCGGCGGAGCGTGGAAGTCCACGCCCACCAAGATGAAGCACGGCGACGCGGAGCCCCAAAATGAGGCGAGGAGCCCGAAGAGAGCGTACGGCGGAGGGGAGGCGCGCGCACCCACGCCCGTGAAGAAGCTGAAGAACCAGAAGTCGGCTGCGGCCGACAAAGGCGCCTGCAGCTTCGCGATGGCGCGGGTGCGGCAGCTGATGCGGGCCGAGGACGCCACCATCCGCCCTTCTAATGAGGccgtcttcctcatcaacaagGCCTCC GAGTTATTTTTGGAGAAGTTTGTCGAGGATGCTTATCGCAATGCCCTGAGGAATCGTCAGAAGTCAATTATCTACGATAATCTTT CAACAGCTGTTTGCAAACAGAAAGGTTTTGAGTTTCTTTCAG ATTTTGTTCCGCAGAGAGTTACAGCCGAAGACGCTTTAAAGGCAACAGCTCTTGCCCAGTCCTAG
- the LOC133911305 gene encoding DNA polymerase II subunit B3-1-like isoform X2 — protein sequence MAGKKPAPPSPQRNGSAASSSKRRPTQPSEASTASAEARPASKPRKSSMEKPAASKQKRDKPDPQKGAKRKKQQASGEAGTPTTKRKKRDEPEPKPQKEAAPTKKQQSPGKAQKPATTPTKKQQKEAKREKQQTPGGAWKSTPTKMKHGDAEPQNEARSPKRAYGGGEARAPTPVKKLKNQKSAAADKGACSFAMARVRQLMRAEDATIRPSNEAVFLINKASELFLEKFVEDAYRNALRNRQKSIIYDNLCR from the exons ATGGCCGGGAAGAAGCccgcccctccctccccccAGCGCAACGGCAGCGCCGCCTCCAGCTCCAAGCGCCGGCCTACGCAGCCTTCGGAGGCCTCAACCGCCTCCGCCGAGGCCCGCCCGGCTTCGAAACCCCGCAAAAGCTCCATGGAGAAGCCGGCGGCCTCTAAGCAGAAGCGCGACAAGCCAGACCCGCAAAAGGGAGCCAAGCGGAAGAAGCAGCAGGCGTCCGGCGAGGCAGGGACGCCCAcgacaaagaggaagaagcgcGACGAACCGGAACCCAAACCCCAGAAGGAAGCCGCGCCCACGAAGAAGCAGCAGTCACCCGGTAAAGCGCAGAAGCCCGCGACCACGCCCACAAAGAAACAGCAGAAGGAAGCCAAGCGCGAGAAGCAGCAAACGCCCGGCGGAGCGTGGAAGTCCACGCCCACCAAGATGAAGCACGGCGACGCGGAGCCCCAAAATGAGGCGAGGAGCCCGAAGAGAGCGTACGGCGGAGGGGAGGCGCGCGCACCCACGCCCGTGAAGAAGCTGAAGAACCAGAAGTCGGCTGCGGCCGACAAAGGCGCCTGCAGCTTCGCGATGGCGCGGGTGCGGCAGCTGATGCGGGCCGAGGACGCCACCATCCGCCCTTCTAATGAGGccgtcttcctcatcaacaagGCCTCC GAGTTATTTTTGGAGAAGTTTGTCGAGGATGCTTATCGCAATGCCCTGAGGAATCGTCAGAAGTCAATTATCTACGATAATCTTT GTAGATGA
- the LOC133911306 gene encoding uncharacterized protein LOC133911306, protein MAALPRAALLLIPLLLATKARSQDESPISLAPASAPTASHLHPDSVADSESARSPISQPPASSSPSAAPADDIAHSPPAPPETSPFPAPSVSPAQAPSYLPPTHPRSATPAPAPAAEKEADGNKDKDDDKPLSSPAPAPTAAEMKAASGTGDGEAGSHEELNGGKKAGVVVGAFTAAAVVGLGAFVWKKRRANIRRARYAEYSARLELV, encoded by the coding sequence ATGGCGGCATTGCCTCGCGCCGCGCTCCTCCTCATCCCGCTCCTCCTCGCCACCAAGGCGCGGTCCCAGGACGAGTCCCCCATCTCCCTCGCCCCCGCGTCCGCCCCCACCGCTTCGCATCTCCACCCTGACTCCGTCGCCGACTCCGAATCCGCTCGCTCTCCCATCTCCCAACCCCCTGCCTCCTCCTCACCatccgccgcccccgccgacgaCATCGCGCACTCTCCTCCGGCCCCGCCCGAGACCTCCCCCTTCCCGGCCCCTTCGGTCTCGCCGGCGCAGGCGCCATCCTACCTCCCGCCCACCCACCCGCGTTCCGCAACGCCcgctcccgcgcccgccgccgagAAGGAAGCTGATGGCAACAAGGACAAGGATGACGATAAGCCCTTGTCCTCCCCCGCGCCCGCTCCGACCGCCGCGGAGATGAAGGCCGCGAGTGGCACCGGGGACGGAGAGGCCGGGAGCCACGAGGAGTTGAACGGCGGCAAGAAGGCCGGCGTGGTAGTCGGCGCCTTCACGGCCGCCGCGGTCGTCGGGCTGGGCGCCTTCGTGTGGAAGAAGCGGCGGGCCAACATCCGCCGCGCCAGGTACGCCGAGTACTCCGCGCGCCTCGAGCTCGTCTGA
- the LOC133911307 gene encoding ycf20-like protein isoform X1, producing MGASSVGGHGGCLRPPRNANRRARFDWISLRLALAFCEGTAKSPCWSESSGRSLFAASCARGGAVACRRGTFRLLRASPSFPRNSRQMQWAIKTMSDDSGDQSGNSTCLFSTIQSFWNKFSVKLKKARKGLPVKILFFLIGFYCATAFATVIGQTGDWDILSAGLAVAIVQGIGALMYRASFAFLGRIRNMITIFNYWKAGLTLGLFLDSFKYEVDEFLESCNPFNFEINIFTGLW from the exons ATGGGAGCCAGCTCGGTGGGTGGCCATGGAGGCTGCCTCAGACCACCGCGAAATGCGAATAGGCGAGCTCGATTTGATTGGATTTCATTACGGCTGG CTCTCGCTTTCTGCGAGGGAACCGCCAAGTCGCCTTGCTGGTCGGAATCCTCGGGACGGAGTCTTTTTGCTGCATCCTGCGCTCGGGGAGGAGCCGTCGCCTGTCGCCGGGGGACCTTTCGCTTACTGCGGGCATCTCCTTCCTTCCCCAGAAACTCAAG GCAAATGCAATGGGCCATCAAGACTATGTCAGACGATAGTGGTGACCAATCCGGCAATAGTACTTGCCTTTTCAGCACAATTCAATCTTTTTGGAACAAGTTTTCTGTCAAGCTGAAGAAAGCAAGGAAAGGGCTACCGGTGAAGATCCTATTCTTTCTGATTGGATTTTATTGTGCTACTGCATTTGCTACCGTCATTGGGCAAACGGGTGACTGGGATATATTGTCAGCCGGACTTGCTGTTGCCATTGTGCAGGGTATTGGTGCGCTGATGTACAGGGCTTCCTTTGCATTTCTTGGTAGGATCAGGAATATGATTACCATATTCAATTACTGGAAAGCTGGGCTTACACTTGGGTTGTTCTTGGATTCTTTTAAATATGAAGTGGATGAGTTTCTTGAATCATGTAACCCATTCAACTTCGAAATTAATATATTTACTGGGCTTTGGTAA
- the LOC133911307 gene encoding ycf20-like protein isoform X2 encodes MSALAFCEGTAKSPCWSESSGRSLFAASCARGGAVACRRGTFRLLRASPSFPRNSRQMQWAIKTMSDDSGDQSGNSTCLFSTIQSFWNKFSVKLKKARKGLPVKILFFLIGFYCATAFATVIGQTGDWDILSAGLAVAIVQGIGALMYRASFAFLGRIRNMITIFNYWKAGLTLGLFLDSFKYEVDEFLESCNPFNFEINIFTGLW; translated from the exons ATGTCAGCTCTCGCTTTCTGCGAGGGAACCGCCAAGTCGCCTTGCTGGTCGGAATCCTCGGGACGGAGTCTTTTTGCTGCATCCTGCGCTCGGGGAGGAGCCGTCGCCTGTCGCCGGGGGACCTTTCGCTTACTGCGGGCATCTCCTTCCTTCCCCAGAAACTCAAG GCAAATGCAATGGGCCATCAAGACTATGTCAGACGATAGTGGTGACCAATCCGGCAATAGTACTTGCCTTTTCAGCACAATTCAATCTTTTTGGAACAAGTTTTCTGTCAAGCTGAAGAAAGCAAGGAAAGGGCTACCGGTGAAGATCCTATTCTTTCTGATTGGATTTTATTGTGCTACTGCATTTGCTACCGTCATTGGGCAAACGGGTGACTGGGATATATTGTCAGCCGGACTTGCTGTTGCCATTGTGCAGGGTATTGGTGCGCTGATGTACAGGGCTTCCTTTGCATTTCTTGGTAGGATCAGGAATATGATTACCATATTCAATTACTGGAAAGCTGGGCTTACACTTGGGTTGTTCTTGGATTCTTTTAAATATGAAGTGGATGAGTTTCTTGAATCATGTAACCCATTCAACTTCGAAATTAATATATTTACTGGGCTTTGGTAA
- the LOC133913803 gene encoding non-specific phospholipase C4-like, with protein sequence MQMAAASGKIKTVVVLVQENRSFDHMLGWMKSLNPDIDGVTGAETNRVDASDPSSRAVRFSDRSEYVDPDPGHSMQAIYEQVYGTAFADASATPITPPDVPAPPMSGFAQQAEKEKPGMAETVMSGFRPDAVPVYRELVREFAVCDRWFASNPASTQPNRLFVHSATSHGLVSNDSKVLVPGLPQKTIFDSLHDEGFSFGIYYQYPPSTLFYRNLRQLKYVGNFHPFDLEFKRHCREGKLPNYVVVEQRYFDLKILPGNDDHPSHDVSEGQRFVKEVYEALRSSPQWEEMLLVLTYDEHGGFYDHVPTPVGVPSPDDIVSPAPFFFKFDRLGVRVPALFISPWIEPGTVVHRPSGPHPTSEFEHSSIPATVKKIFNLNNFLTKRDAWAGTFDSVLTRDTPRADCPVTLPEPMKLRQTEAAEHAPLSEFQEELVQLAAVLNGDHTKDVYPHKLVEGMTVAEAAKYCKDAFRVFLDECDRCKKCGEDGSHIPTVKPSSPGKKKSSFASKVLACLACGHSSS encoded by the exons ATGCAAatggcggcggcgagcggcaaGATCAAGACGGTGGTGGTGCTGGTGCAGGAGAACCGCTCCTTCGACCACATGCTGGGGTGGATGAAGTCGCTGAACCCGGACATCGACGGCGTCACCGGCGCCGAGACCAACCGCGTGGACGCGTCCGACCCGTCGTCGCGCGCCGTCCGCTTCAGCGACCGCTCCGAGTACGTGGACCCGGACCCGGGGCACTCCATGCAGGCCATCTACGAGCAGGTGTACGGGACGGCGTTCGCCGACGCGTCGGCCACGCCCATCACCCCGCCAGACGTGCCCGCGCCGCCCATGAGCGGCTTCGCGCAGCAGGCGGAGAAGGAGAAGCCGGGGATGGCGGAGACGGTGATGAGCGGATTCCGCCCGGACGCGGTGCCCGTGTACCGGGAGCTGGTGCGGGAGTTCGCCGTGTGCGACCGCTGGTTCGCGTCCAACCCGGCGTCCACGCAGCCCAACCGGCTGTTCGTGCACTCGGCCACATCGCACGGCCTCGTCAGCAACGACTCCAAGGTGCTCGTGCCGGGCCTTCCCCAAAAGACCATCTTCGACTCCCTCCACGACGAGGGCTTCTCCTTCGGGATCTACTACCAGTACCCGCCATCCACGCTCTTCTACAG GAACCTGCGTCAGCTCAAGTACGTTGGCAACTTCCACCCGTTCGATCTCGAGTTCAAGCGTCACTGCCGGGAGGGCAAGCTGCCCAACTACGTCGTCGTCGAGCAGCGCTACTTCGACCTCAAGATCCTCCCCGGCAACGACGACCACCCCTCCCACGACGTCTCCGAGGGCCAGCGCTTCGTCAAGGAGGTCTACGAGGCGCTCCGCTCCAGCCCCCAGTGGGAGGAGATGCTCCTCGTCCTCACCTACGACGAACACggcggcttctacgaccacgtCCCCACCCCCGTCGGCGTGCCCAGCCCCGACGACATCGTCAGCCCCGCGCCCTTCTTCTTCAAGTTCGACCGCCTCGGCGTCCGCGTCCCGGCGCTCTTCATCTCCCCCTGGATCGAGCCGGGAACAGTGGTGCACAGGCCGTCGGGGCCGCACCCGACGTCGGAGTTCGAGCATTCCTCCATCCCGGCCACCGTGAAGAAGATATTCAACCTCAACAACTTCCTGACCAAACGTGACGCATGGGCTGGCACCTTCGACTCCGTCCTCACGCGCGACACACCACGCGCCGACTGCCCCG TCACCCTGCCTGAGCCGATGAAGCTGCGGCAGACCGAGGCGGCAGAGCACGCGCCGCTGTCGGAGTTCCAGGAGGAGCTGGTGCAGCTCGCCGCGGTGCTCAACGGAGACCACACCAAGGACGTGTACCCACACAAGCTCGTCGAGGGCATGACGGTGGCCGAGGCAGCCAAGTACTGCAAGGACGCTTTCCGTGTCTTCTTGGACGAGTGCGACCGCTGCAAGAAGTGCGGCGAGGACGGGTCCCACATCCCGACGGTGAAGCCGTCGTCACCGGGGAAGAAAAAGAGTAGCTTTGCTTCCAAGGTGCTGGCTTGCCTTGCGTGCGGCCATTCCTCTTCCTAG